The Canis aureus isolate CA01 chromosome 15, VMU_Caureus_v.1.0, whole genome shotgun sequence genome includes the window AAGTGGTGGGTGCGGGGCTGTGGGACACCTTGGGCAGGCCCCCAACCCCGGCCACGTGGAGAGAACAGAATGCGATAACACCTGCTACCCGCTGGCTCGCACGGAGAAACTCACAGACCCCGTGCTTCACAGCgaactgagcctcagagaagtCGACCTGCCTAGTAAGTGGCTGAGACAGGCCTCAACCCAGAGCTGACAAGCTCTCAGGTGCCACCTGCTATGAGCAGGCCCCGTCCTGAACCTCTCCCGTCACACAGGTCCCTATGCCATCAGTAGGCGTGCCAGGACACCAGCCCCACAGAGCACGGGCCGATCAGACACAGCCTTCCCTTCCTGGAATCAGGAGTAAAAggcccaggcctggccctggTCCAAGTCCAACCAGGAGGTGAGAAGGTCTCAGCAGCCACGGTGCTGTCCCTGTCCACTACGAAAAGGCTGCAATGGATCTTGACCCCACTAGGTGGGAACCAGGAAGCCCAGCTGAGGGGCCTGCGTACCACCAGGGCCCCGGGGCCTCATCCTTTCTGAGGCTCACCTGCTTTCTGCTGCTGGGTCAGCCTCTGGGGCTGCTCCTGGAGGCTGTCCAGGGTCCGCAGCCCTTCCCGGTACCACCGGTCAGCAGTCTTTACCCCAACGCCGAAGATCCCCATGAAAAGCTGTTTGGTGGATGAGCACAGCATGGTCAGGAGGAAGCACAGGCTGGAGCTGGAGTCACTGCCTGGCCACAGGGAACCACACCACGGGAGCTACCTTTCATCAGGGCGGCTGGCCCCACACGGCTCTCCCACAAAGGGTGGGCCCACACCTCAGTGCCAGCAAGTCACCTCTTTCCTCGCCAGCCACGGCTTATTGGTCAGAGGTAGGCACCTGCCCCAGCCAATCCCCTCTCTGGAAATTTTTGGAAGCAAAACAGAAGGTCAGGTCTGTGCAGTGGTGGAGGCCATAACCCAGGGAAGGGGAGCCTCCTACGGCCAGGTCTCTGTGGGTGGAGGCAGCCAGCGTGCAGATAGGAGGAGGAACCTGGTGGCATTGGGGGCCGCGAGCCCTGCCCATCTTGGGCTATGCTGGCCATCGCCGCCTCCCTCCTCTAAACCAGGAGCTCGGGTCCCGACAGAAACCATGCTCAGAACAACCTAACCACGCTGCTGACGGCAATAAACTCCTAACTCTCAATCTCCTCTCTATGGGTCTGGGCACCCGCTAGGCACCTACCTGGGACCCTCCGTCCTTCATATGTGGCTCCCTCTCTGAAGCCCCTGTTGGCCCTCACGACATTCTGGGCCACCTCCCAGAGCCTGCTGACCCTCCTTGCCAGGGAAGCCCCACGCCCTCAATGGGGGCTGACCAGACAGGTGTCAGAGCAGTGTGACTGAGGTGGCCAGAGACTCTGGCTCACCAGGTCAGCAGCGGCAGGAACAGTGGAAGGTGTGCTGTGACACAGGCAGGGCGACAAGCAGGGTGTGAGATCACAGGGAGGCAGGGCAAGGATGAGCACCCCATAGACTCAAGTGTTTCCATGACCCTCCAGAAGGTTAAGTTCCGTCCGGTAGGCTGTGTTTAAGGTGCCGGAGCATACGATACACTGGAGCATATTCCACTGATGGTCCAATGAGAACAGATGGTTCTGAGCGATCGACAAAATTCCCTGTCTAAACCCCAGCTTCTCCTTGCCCATCCAGGCTTGGCTGCCTCGCGCATATCGGGTGTCAGCCTAGCTGCCACTCCTTGGAGAGACCTCCTCTGACCCCTGGGCGCCCCTGCTCACCTCCTGGATAGGGTTGGAACTGTGCTGTCATCTGGGGGAGGCTAGTGGGCTCCAGGTCCCTGCTGGGCTCCCCACTGCACATACCTTCATGGTTTGGTACCGCTCCGAGAGCCGGACTCTCTCTACCTCCTCACACACTCCCTGTTCCAGCAGCTCCTACGGACAAGGCACAGGTCTCAGCCTGACTGCAGACCAGAGCTGGGCCCCTGGGACCAGGCGCTGCATCCCCGCAGGGTCCCGGGAGGCAGCAATGCTCCTGGCCTCAcagccccggggtcctgggaacacAAATGACCAGGCCTGGGACGTGTAAACCGTGGCTTTTCAAGACATAGCTGGTGTATTCAATGGTAATGTATTCATAGCTTCATTCAAAAGCTTAGCTGACTTCAAGAGTCTGTTTGGGGCTGCATGTACTCCCCAAGTGGTAAGTGTGCCATCAGCTGGTCTGGCTTCACAGGACACATCAAGGATGTCATATCTTGGATCCTTaaatactttctattttaaaaagaaatgctccAAGGCAGGGTTTCCCTCCACCATTGCAGACGGCGGGGCCGATGCCCAGTCCTGCCGGTCCCTCCCAGCCACCGGGTGTGGGCTGCACTTACAGAGGAGGACTCGGAGGGTGGCTGGCCCCAGCTGGAAGCCAGCCTCCATAGGGCACTCAGCCTCTGACCACCTGTGTCATGACCCCCAGGCCACCTCTGGCCTGCATTCCTGATCCACCCCTTAACTGTACTGAGCACCTACCTGGACGACCCTGCGGGAGTGTTCCCCAAAGTGCGGCAGCCCCTGCAGCTGGCTCAGGGCCGTGACCGGGCTTGGAAGGGCCTTGAGCACTGCAGCTGCCCTATGGAAGGAGAGGAAGCGGCCCTCGCTGCCCTCAAAGCCTGCGGCCTCCGCCAGCATCTCcagggcctcctgcagggagAGGCTGTTAGTGAAGGGCAAGGGTGCCTCACTCCCCACCCTCTAGCTCTCAGCCACCTGTCCCCAGGCTGGCACGGGCCTGCTCCCACCCCAGGGATGCTGGGAACCCAAGGCTCACAGAGAGGCTGCTGTTGTGGTGTGTGAGGGGTGTGGGCCGCTGGCAGGCATAGGGCAGCATCCTCGCTGGGCAGGGCAGCCCTTTCCTGGGCGCAGCCACCTGTGGACAGGCCATACAGAGGCCACTCAGAGGCTGCCCCCAGACCCTGGCCTCTGACAGGGACAGGAAGCACAGAGGCAGCCCTGCCCTGCTGAGCTGGCTGAGGAGGGGCTCTTCCCCCAGAGCAGTACAGATGGCGCCTGCTGACTCTCACAGAGGACTGTCCCTGTCCCTGCGCACAATGCATGCGCTCCACCTCCGGAACCCTGCCAATCATGCACCAGCAGTGCACGTCATCCCCACCTCACAGACAGGGACATGGGCTGGGGGCCCACAGGCGGAGCCAGGGCGGCACCGCGGGCAGCCCTACTCTGAGCCCACCCCTGCATCCCCTGGCTCTGCATGCCCAGGAAGCGCTGACCGGGGGGGCAGAGGCCACAGACCCACAGCACTCCGAGGACAGCCTCCTGCTGGTCCTGGCGCTCTCTCACCTGGGGTTACTGTCTCACTACTTGAGCAAGAAAGGCCTGAAAATGCTAAAAACAAGTGGACCCCAGGAGCTTACACCAATGACAGGAGCAGAAACCAGGAGGGCCTGGCCTCCCAGGGCCCCTGTGGTCTCTGCACTACCCCTACCCCTCGCCTTACCTGAAGCCAACATGTCGCCCGTCCCACCGAGCTACAGCCTGCACCCAGCCACCCAGCTTACCTCCAGGCGGTGCCGGCACTCCACGGGTACCGGCTGCCCGGCTGCCATGCTTTCTGTGAACCAGCTTATGTCCAGCAGTGCCGGGCGGGAGCATCGCTGGGGAGAGGCTGTGGCCGCCCTGTGCTCCTGCCAGTGGCTGGCCTCCTCTGCTGAGGTCTGTTCCATCACCACGTGTGTCACCTCAGAGCTGGGCAGGGAGAGAAGTGAAGACCAGAGGTCCCTGTCCACCCTGCTCCGTGCCACCAGGCCTTCACTTactgtcccctctgcctggcGGGCACCCCTTCTCGCAGATGGACACCCCTGCAatcccagcccccacagagctgCGGTTCTCTGCTCTAGCTGTGATCACAGGCCCAGCCCATGCTTCTGCTAACTTGTCTGTTCTCCTCTCCCCTGGCCCCCGAGAAAGGAGTTCCTTAGGGGGCAGGACCAAGGGACCTTCATCTGAGTGCTGGACCCAGACTACTTGGGTttgaaccccagctctgccacataCATGCGGTGAGCCCTTGGGCGGGTCACTTCTCTGTGCCCTGATTTGCTCCCTTTTAAAGCAGATTAACAGCACCTCTACTGTGTAGCATGGTTACAATGATTAAACAAGCTAATAAACAAAAGGGCTTAGCACACAGCACACTAAACTTTTCAAAGCGGGTATAACCATGGGGAATGGTTGAacgaatgagtgagtgagtgaaagaACGAATGAGCGGCAGGGCGAGCAGCTGGGGCACTGGCCCCTGGTTTGTTTGCTCTTTCACCTTCAAACCTAAGGGAACCCATTTCCTTAACCTCAGCAGTGTCTCTGTGGCTGATTTTTGCCGATCTTGGAGCCTCACTCCCACCACTGTCTCAGCCAGGAGGAGAGAGGGCAGTTTGGCTAACAGGGCAGCAAGACGGGTTCACCCAGGGCAGAAGGCCGTGAGCCAGGGGGCCCTCTGCCACCGCACACACCCGTCTCGGTCTTCAGGAAGCTTCTGGTAGGTTCTCTCCTTGTCCTACAGAGCACTCCTGGCCGAGGCGCTAGCACACTTTTATGGAAGAGGGTATTGAGAGAAAAGCCACAGAAGCATGAAGTGCCAAGGTTAACTTGGACTCCAAAGtctcaggtgcccctctgcccTGGGGGTCAGCTGCCAGGTGAGTCATTTTGGATTTCAATGGTCTGAGCTGAAAAGAAACACCACTTGTGAAAGTGGCTGGTAACTTGCAAAGTTCTGAGCAGGGCACTTTGTACTGAGGCCCTCAAACCCACAGCCAGGGTGTGGGGCCTGCGGGCGAGGCCACACCCAcagagtcccccccccccgcggaAGACGCCCCAGGCAGGTGCCCGCCTCCCGCCCCGGGGCCGCAAGGCTCTCCTCCAGCGCGCACCTGTAGGCATCCAGGACCCGGAAGCCCTTGGAGAGCGCCAGGCGCGTGAGGAAGGCCCGGCGGCTGCGGCCCATGTGTGGCTCGGCCAGGTAGATGGCGACGCCGGGGAAGCGCGCCTCGGAGGAGGCAGGGTCGCCGGGGGCCCCGACCTGCGCTCGCCGCCGCTTCGGGAGCATCCTGTCTCGGCCGCGGGCAGGCGCCGGAAAAGGCACGCGGAAATCGGAAGAAAGGCGGCGAAGGCCGCTGGAAGGGGAAGCGGCACCTGAGGGTCCCGGCGAGCAGGCCTCCCCCATGCAAATCAGGCCGCTCCGGGCCCGCCCACGCTCCCCGGGATCCCGTCGGCGCGGCGCCCGGGCTCCATGCAAATAGCGCCGGAGGACGCGCCTTATATGCAAATGACTCGTGGAGGGACTGGGAAGTGCGCGGGCGCGGGGCGAACGGGGCGAACCGGGCGGGGCCGGGATGGAGCCAGTGagtgcgggggcggggccggggtggaGCCAGtgagcgcgggggcggggcggagccagTGAGCGCGGGGGCGGAGCCAGtgagggcggggccggggcgggggccagtgagggcggggccggggcggagccagtgagcgcggggccggggcggagccagtgagggcggggccggggcggagccAGTGAGCGCGGGGCGGAGTCAAGGCGGAGCCAGtgagggcggggccggggcggagccagtgagcgcggggggcggggcggagccagtgagggcggggccggggcggagccagtgagggcggggccggggcggagccagtgagcgcggggggcggggcggagccagtgagggcggggccggggcggagccAGTGAGCGCGGGGCGGAGTCAAGGCGGAGCCAGtgagcgcgggggcggggccgggggcggggggtggcgtgCGTCCCCGCAGGGGTGCTGTGCAGTGAGGGGAAAGTCATGGGGACCcgcgggggtgggtgggagcaGAAGGTTGGAACAGGCTGGACTGGTCTTCCCGTGGGTGGTGTGGGTACCACTGGCTGGCCGTTTGGAAAAATAGAAGCTGGCTTCCTCTGTCGGTCCGCAAGAGCAGAATAAAATCCAGATGGATGAAACATCCACATCCAAGAGGAAGCAAACTCGTCCTGGAAAGTGGACGGATGTTTTATGGTCAATCGCAGTAACCCTGGAGAAGTGGAAGAAGAGAATGGCAGACGTGACCGTATGCAAAttgaaaatgtgataaaatttaaaattaaaaggcaggcaggggaggaggggggagtgTGTGATGTATTTTGAAATCGTCAAATTCCTGTCATTGTGAAACTGTCCACAgaccaataagaaaaagacaatgagggcagcccgggtggctcagcggtttagctccgccttcagcccagggcgtgatcccagagtcccgggatcaagtcccacgttgggctccctgcatggagcctgcttctccctctgcctgtgtctctgcctctctctttcagtctgtgtctctcatgaataaatagataaatctttaaaaataaaataaaagtatttccttccctctgaatGTCCTCTGCCTCTGGCCAGGAGGTAGAGGCAACTTCTAATGACCCATCACATCCTAATGCTACAAATGCTGGGCAACTTGCAAAACTGAGGAACACAGGGCCTTCTACAGGCCCTGGGAGGCCTTGTGAGGGGAGGAGGACCCTCCACGCCGACGGAGTGGAGACCTAAGCCCTGTGAGCAAGGCTGCAGGACTGCGTGTGAGGTGCTATCTTTCCCTGGACCACTGGGTCACCACTGCCTGGCCCGCTGGGAAGTGGAAGCCTTAGCCCTCTCCTTCCACTAAAGCTGCCTGGGGGATTCCCAGACTACCTCAGTCCCCAACCTCAGAGACTGTCCTCATGCTGAGACCACCCGTCAAAACGTCAGAGAGGCCCTTGCAGCCTCGCTGGGGGCTGCAGTCCCCCACTTGCTCTGCTCTGTGGCTGTCTCACTCACTCTTGCCCGGATATATGAGTTTGCATTTTTCCAAGATGAATCCCATCTAGCCATTTCCTGTTTCCATTTCCAGCTCAGAGAGGTCCCTGGGGGTGATCTTTCCACCCACATGACCTTCACAAAACCTCCCCGTGGACCACCTTCTCAAAAACTCGTTTTGGTGCTTTTTGCACCTGCCCCCGGCCTGTGGGGCCGGGGCCCTGCCCAGGCTCTGGGGCCCACCCCTCCTCTGGGTTCCTGGCTTTTGGAGCTGTTTGCCAGCAGCATTCCAGGAGCGCATGATCAGACTGCTGATGCTGCTGGCCGGGTGGTTCTGGCACTTGTCCTGGGCCTTCCTGAGCTTCCCTCTACACCACGGTGGCTGTGGGGTACCTGCTGTGTTAGCTCAGGTGGGTGTAACATAATTCTACACCAGA containing:
- the POLM gene encoding DNA-directed DNA/RNA polymerase mu isoform X6 → MGEACSPGPSGAASPSSGLRRLSSDFRVPFPAPARGRDRMLPKRRRAQVGAPGDPASSEARFPGVAIYLAEPHMGRSRRAFLTRLALSKGFRVLDAYSSEVTHVVMEQTSAEEASHWQEHRAATASPQRCSRPALLDISWFTESMAAGQPVPVECRHRLEVAAPRKGLPCPARMLPYACQRPTPLTHHNSSLSEALEMLAEAAGFEGSEGRFLSFHRAAAVLKALPSPVTALSQLQGLPHFGEHSRRVVQELLEQGVCEEVERVRLSERYQTMKLFMGIFGVGVKTADRWYREGLRTLDSLQEQPQRLTQQQKAALPGPEHPSPAARRRGAAAAGEGSCGAHPAWGHRDAGWWLPEGLVLYQQHHRGGCGHAEPPPRQSHPMDAFERTFCILGLPQPSGVPVGSTQGPCPTRKAVRVDLVAVPISRLPFALLGWTGSKHFQRELRRFCRKERGLWLNSCGLFDPEQKMLFHAASEEDIFRHLGLEYLPPEQRNA
- the POLM gene encoding DNA-directed DNA/RNA polymerase mu isoform X2 is translated as MGEACSPGPSGAASPSSGLRRLSSDFRVPFPAPARGRDRMLPKRRRAQVGAPGDPASSEARFPGVAIYLAEPHMGRSRRAFLTRLALSKGFRVLDAYSSEVTHVVMEQTSAEEASHWQEHRAATASPQRCSRPALLDISWFTESMAAGQPVPVECRHRLEEALEMLAEAAGFEGSEGRFLSFHRAAAVLKALPSPVTALSQLQGLPHFGEHSRRVVQELLEQGVCEEVERVRLSERYQTMKLFMGIFGVGVKTADRWYREGLRTLDSLQEQPQRLTQQQKAGLQHYRDLSTPVQRPDAEALLQLVKAAVAPILPGATVTLAGGFRRGKLQGHDVDLLLSHPQEGREAGLLPKVMQCLEKQGLVLYQQHHRGGCGHAEPPPRQSHPMDAFERTFCILGLPQPSGVPVGSTQGPCPTRKAVRVDLVAVPISRLPFALLGWTGSKHFQRELRRFCRKERGLWLNSCGLFDPEQKMLFHAASEEDIFRHLGLEYLPPEQRNA
- the POLM gene encoding DNA-directed DNA/RNA polymerase mu isoform X1; its protein translation is MGEACSPGPSGAASPSSGLRRLSSDFRVPFPAPARGRDRMLPKRRRAQVGAPGDPASSEARFPGVAIYLAEPHMGRSRRAFLTRLALSKGFRVLDAYSSEVTHVVMEQTSAEEASHWQEHRAATASPQRCSRPALLDISWFTESMAAGQPVPVECRHRLEVAAPRKGLPCPARMLPYACQRPTPLTHHNSSLSEALEMLAEAAGFEGSEGRFLSFHRAAAVLKALPSPVTALSQLQGLPHFGEHSRRVVQELLEQGVCEEVERVRLSERYQTMKLFMGIFGVGVKTADRWYREGLRTLDSLQEQPQRLTQQQKAGLQHYRDLSTPVQRPDAEALLQLVKAAVAPILPGATVTLAGGFRRGKLQGHDVDLLLSHPQEGREAGLLPKVMQCLEKQGLVLYQQHHRGGCGHAEPPPRQSHPMDAFERTFCILGLPQPSGVPVGSTQGPCPTRKAVRVDLVAVPISRLPFALLGWTGSKHFQRELRRFCRKERGLWLNSCGLFDPEQKMLFHAASEEDIFRHLGLEYLPPEQRNA
- the POLM gene encoding DNA-directed DNA/RNA polymerase mu isoform X3; the encoded protein is MGEACSPGPSGAASPSSGLRRLSSDFRVPFPAPARGRDRMLPKRRRAQVGAPGDPASSEARFPGVAIYLAEPHMGRSRRAFLTRLALSKGFRVLDAYSSEVTHVVMEQTSAEEASHWQEHRAATASPQRCSRPALLDISWFTESMAAGQPVPVECRHRLEVAAPRKGLPCPARMLPYACQRPTPLTHHNSSLSEALEMLAEAAGFEGSEGRFLSFHRAAAVLKALPSPVTALSQLQGLPHFGEHSRRVVQELLEQGVCEEVERVRLSERYQTMKLFMGIFGVGVKTADRWYREGLRTLDSLQEQPQRLTQQQKAGLQHYRDLSTPVQRPDAEALLQLVKAAVAPILPGATVTLAGGFRRASSCTSSTTEVAADTPSPRPARATPWMPLRGLSAFSACRSPQGCLWGAPRGPAPPGRLCGWTWWRSPSAGSPSPCWAGQAPSTSRGSCAASAGRRGGCG
- the POLM gene encoding DNA-directed DNA/RNA polymerase mu isoform X4; this translates as MGEACSPGPSGAASPSSGLRRLSSDFRVPFPAPARGRDRMLPKRRRAQVGAPGDPASSEARFPGVAIYLAEPHMGRSRRAFLTRLALSKGFRVLDAYSSEVTHVVMEQTSAEEASHWQEHRAATASPQRCSRPALLDISWFTESMAAGQPVPVECRHRLEVAAPRKGLPCPARMLPYACQRPTPLTHHNSSLSEALEMLAEAAGFEGSEGRFLSFHRAAAVLKALPSPVTALSQLQGLPHFGEHSRRVVQELLEQGVCEEVERVRLSERYQTMKLFMGIFGVGVKTADRWYREGLRTLDSLQEQPQRLTQQQKAGLQHYRDLSTPVQRPDAEALLQLVKAAVAPILPGATVTLAGGFRRTREDTEATAPGWPAAQTGPPQGEVAGPRRGLAPQPPPGGPGGRAAAQSDAVSGEAGPRPVPAAPPRWLRTRRAPAPPEPPHGCL